A part of Streptomyces sp. DSM 40750 genomic DNA contains:
- the eccD gene encoding type VII secretion integral membrane protein EccD — MSAANGTANGTANVGVIVAELTRLVVHAPERVIDIAVPSDAALADLLPALVGHAAPEGTSLDESGLEHGGWVLQRLGSPALDEDATPAELGLRDGETVYLRPRREQLPPVHFDDLIDGVSTGMGERSDQWRPEFTRRLLLGLAVAALAAGFVVLAGMDVAGVRSGVAMGLGVLLLLGAFAASRAMGDAVVGTVLGVLAVPFFGLAGWLVPSGPEGPELLGARLLAGATAAAGGAVLAVSAAAATAALFAAVVLVCLLGAAAGIIGLSAGLGPSETAGSIAALTALLGTFVPVISFRLSGLALPPLPTNAAQLQEGIDPLPARAILTRTAVADRYMTALYGAAGLVCVACLTALSAGSGWEPYALGGVLSLLLVLHGRGMTSARQHLAVVLPGCYGALLLPVVGVWADGAAARGIALAVAAAACAGLVVAAWHVPGRRFIPYWGRAADLLHSLAAVALLPLVLIDLGVLPALREMWS; from the coding sequence GTGAGCGCAGCAAACGGCACAGCCAACGGCACAGCCAACGTCGGCGTCATCGTCGCCGAGCTCACCCGGCTCGTGGTGCACGCCCCGGAGCGGGTCATCGACATCGCCGTGCCGTCCGACGCCGCGCTCGCCGATCTCCTGCCGGCCCTCGTCGGCCATGCGGCGCCCGAGGGCACGAGCCTCGACGAGAGCGGGCTCGAACACGGCGGCTGGGTGCTTCAACGGCTCGGGTCGCCCGCGCTCGACGAGGACGCGACGCCGGCCGAACTGGGCCTGCGGGACGGGGAGACCGTCTATCTGCGGCCCCGGCGCGAGCAGCTTCCGCCGGTCCACTTCGACGACCTCATCGACGGCGTCTCGACCGGCATGGGCGAGCGGTCCGACCAGTGGCGGCCGGAGTTCACCCGACGGCTGCTCCTCGGTCTCGCGGTGGCCGCGCTCGCCGCCGGGTTCGTCGTCCTCGCCGGCATGGATGTCGCCGGGGTCCGGTCCGGGGTCGCGATGGGCCTGGGCGTCCTGCTGCTGCTCGGCGCGTTCGCCGCGTCGCGGGCCATGGGCGACGCGGTCGTCGGGACCGTACTCGGGGTGCTGGCCGTACCGTTCTTCGGGCTCGCGGGCTGGCTGGTGCCGTCCGGTCCCGAGGGACCCGAGCTGCTCGGCGCGCGGCTGCTCGCCGGGGCGACCGCGGCGGCCGGGGGCGCGGTGCTCGCGGTGTCGGCGGCCGCGGCGACTGCCGCGCTGTTCGCGGCGGTGGTACTGGTGTGCCTGCTGGGCGCTGCCGCCGGGATCATCGGGCTGTCGGCGGGCCTCGGTCCCTCCGAGACCGCCGGGTCGATCGCCGCCCTCACCGCCCTCCTCGGCACCTTCGTCCCCGTCATCTCCTTCCGGCTGTCGGGGCTCGCACTGCCGCCGCTGCCGACCAACGCCGCCCAGCTCCAGGAGGGCATCGACCCGCTGCCCGCCCGCGCGATCCTGACCCGTACCGCCGTCGCCGACCGCTACATGACCGCCCTGTACGGGGCCGCCGGCCTCGTGTGCGTGGCATGCCTGACCGCGCTGTCGGCGGGCAGCGGCTGGGAGCCGTACGCCCTCGGCGGGGTGCTCAGCCTGCTGCTCGTCCTGCACGGGCGGGGCATGACCAGCGCCCGGCAGCACCTGGCCGTCGTCCTGCCCGGCTGCTACGGCGCCCTGCTGCTGCCGGTCGTCGGCGTCTGGGCGGACGGGGCCGCCGCCCGGGGCATCGCCCTCGCGGTCGCCGCCGCGGCCTGCGCGGGCCTTGTGGTCGCCGCGTGGCATGTGCCGGGCCGGCGGTTCATCCCGTACTGGGGCCGGGCCGCCGATCTGCTGCACTCGCTGGCGGCCGTCGCCCTGCTCCCGCTGGTCCTGATCGACCTCGGGGTGCTCCCCGCGCTGCGCGAGATGTGGAGCTGA
- the eccCa gene encoding type VII secretion protein EccCa produces MSLLLFRRPPRRPGPEAPGGQLELQEPPVLPERQSGLSALFTYLPMAVASLGMVLIFVRPGGTGGNGVYMYLMGGIVLLSTVAMLIGQLVRTASERKQRVSGDRRDYLRYLSQSRRRVREVVVRQRDAHAWRNPHPAALWSVVRTTRLWERRAGHGDFGEVRLAVGEQRLGLRLAPMQTKPVEDLEPLAAHALRRFIRAYTSVADQPIAVHLRGYERVRLRGDMDAARAMVRAVLAQLAVFHAPEELRITVCAGDAELAHWEWTKWLPHALHATTVDGAGQRRLIAATTSELEELLGDDFTTRPRFDPGAAPAMDEPFTVVLLDGAEVSANSRLSGGGYRNCVVIDVDGSLPWENGPHILGLDITPDLLQMAGQDRNGRETTSPLGRPDALSPVRARALARLLAPYRMSVASEITEPLATDFDLTTLLGVPDLHTYDISRLWEHRGPGESDHLRVPVGIAADGSPVELDIKESAQNGMGPHGMLIGATGSGKSELLRTLVSALALTHSSEVLNLVLVDFKGGATFLGLEHLPHTSAVITNLADEAALVTRMRDAVHGELIRRQELLRSAGNYSSLLEYERARLSGTPLDPLPSLFVVVDEFSELLAAHRDFIDLFVMIGRLGRSLGVHLLLASQRLDEGRVHQLESHLSYRIGLRTFSAMESRGVLGVPDAHQLPSAPGNGFLKSDQATLTRFKAAYVSGPYRAKRQAAQIAVGPGGVVRYDAGYVLPAHPAPDPDPGIADPDSNGLPDEEETESLLQVAVNRLHDLPGNRPAHRIWLPPLSTAPTLDELLAAQAELEATPDDNYRAVRPHGSGLRIPVGIVDRPFEQRRDPLLADLSGAGGHVGIAGGPQSGKSTLLRTLITALAVTHTPREVQFYCLDFGGGSLTALTGLPHVGSVTGRVDVERINRTVGEITSLLARRETAFAAEGVDSMATYRRRRAAGEFADDPHGDVFLVIDGWSILRQDFYDLGQTIIQLAARGLNYGIHLMVASPRWADIPSALRDQIASKFELRLGDAVDSIVGMRKAQEVPRIAGRGLTEDKHHFLTALPRIDGSGTPADLTEATQALVTAVREAWDGPAAPSVRMLPATLAVSELPPAEGIRIPLGVEENELAPFWHDFDATPHLIVVGDTESGKTNLLRHIARSITARYTSSEALFAMVDLRRELYDAVPEDHRLSYAVSLDAVREMAAAAAAAMVPRIPGPEITPDRLRDRDWWHGPQVFLLIDDYDLVSGNTYGSTPFDPLLEHLSHGAEMGLHLIVARSAGGAGRAMSDPLLRRLIDANTPSVLLSCPPSEGILFGDVKPREFPPGRGLWISRRRTTQVQTALSEE; encoded by the coding sequence GTGAGTCTCCTACTGTTCCGCCGCCCCCCACGCCGCCCCGGCCCCGAGGCCCCGGGCGGCCAACTGGAGCTCCAGGAACCCCCCGTCCTCCCGGAACGCCAGAGCGGCCTCTCCGCCCTGTTCACCTACCTCCCGATGGCCGTCGCCTCACTCGGGATGGTTCTGATCTTCGTCCGCCCGGGCGGCACCGGAGGCAACGGCGTCTACATGTACTTGATGGGCGGCATCGTGCTGCTCTCCACCGTGGCGATGCTCATCGGCCAGCTCGTGCGCACCGCGAGCGAGCGCAAACAGCGCGTCAGCGGCGACCGCCGGGACTACCTGCGCTACCTGTCGCAGAGCCGCCGCCGGGTGCGCGAGGTGGTCGTACGCCAGCGCGACGCGCACGCCTGGCGGAACCCCCACCCGGCCGCCCTGTGGTCGGTGGTGCGCACCACCCGGCTGTGGGAACGCCGGGCCGGGCACGGCGACTTCGGGGAGGTGCGGCTCGCGGTCGGCGAGCAGCGGCTCGGCCTGCGTCTGGCCCCGATGCAGACCAAGCCCGTCGAGGACCTCGAACCGCTCGCCGCGCACGCCCTGCGCCGCTTCATCCGCGCCTACACCTCCGTCGCCGACCAGCCCATCGCCGTACATCTGCGCGGCTACGAGCGGGTGCGGCTGCGCGGCGACATGGACGCGGCCCGTGCCATGGTCCGGGCCGTCCTCGCCCAGCTCGCCGTCTTCCACGCCCCCGAGGAACTGCGGATCACGGTCTGCGCGGGCGACGCGGAACTCGCCCACTGGGAGTGGACCAAGTGGCTGCCGCACGCCCTGCACGCCACCACCGTGGACGGCGCGGGCCAGCGCCGGCTCATCGCGGCCACCACGTCCGAGCTGGAGGAACTGCTCGGCGACGACTTCACCACCCGCCCCCGCTTCGACCCGGGGGCGGCCCCCGCCATGGACGAGCCGTTCACCGTCGTCCTCCTCGACGGGGCCGAGGTGTCCGCCAACTCCCGTCTCTCCGGCGGCGGTTACCGCAACTGCGTGGTCATCGACGTCGACGGCTCGCTGCCCTGGGAGAACGGCCCGCACATCCTCGGCCTCGACATCACCCCCGACCTCCTGCAGATGGCCGGCCAGGACCGCAACGGCCGCGAGACCACCTCACCCCTCGGCCGCCCCGACGCCCTCAGCCCGGTCCGCGCCCGCGCGCTGGCCCGGCTGCTGGCCCCGTACCGGATGAGTGTGGCCTCCGAGATCACCGAACCACTCGCCACGGACTTCGACCTCACCACCCTGCTGGGCGTCCCCGACCTGCACACCTACGACATCTCCCGGCTCTGGGAGCACCGCGGTCCGGGGGAGAGCGACCATCTGCGCGTGCCCGTCGGCATCGCCGCCGACGGCTCTCCCGTCGAGCTCGACATCAAGGAGTCCGCGCAGAACGGCATGGGCCCGCACGGCATGCTCATCGGCGCCACCGGCTCCGGCAAGAGCGAACTCCTGCGCACCCTCGTCTCCGCGCTGGCCCTGACCCACTCCTCCGAGGTGCTCAACCTCGTCCTCGTCGACTTCAAGGGCGGCGCCACCTTCCTCGGCCTGGAACACCTCCCGCACACCTCCGCCGTCATCACCAACCTGGCCGACGAGGCCGCCCTGGTGACGCGTATGCGCGACGCCGTGCACGGCGAACTCATCCGCCGTCAGGAGCTGTTGCGGTCGGCCGGCAACTACAGCTCGCTCCTCGAATACGAGCGCGCACGACTGTCCGGCACCCCCCTGGACCCCCTGCCGTCGCTCTTCGTCGTCGTCGACGAGTTCAGCGAACTCCTCGCCGCGCACCGGGACTTCATCGACCTGTTCGTGATGATCGGCCGTCTCGGCCGCAGCCTCGGCGTCCATCTGCTGCTGGCCTCGCAGCGCCTCGACGAGGGCCGGGTGCACCAGTTGGAGTCCCACCTCTCGTACCGCATCGGCCTGCGCACCTTCTCCGCGATGGAGAGCCGGGGCGTGCTCGGTGTGCCCGACGCCCACCAGTTGCCCTCCGCCCCCGGCAACGGCTTCCTCAAGAGCGACCAGGCCACGCTGACCCGGTTCAAGGCCGCGTACGTCTCCGGCCCGTACCGCGCGAAGCGCCAGGCGGCCCAGATCGCCGTCGGCCCCGGGGGAGTGGTGCGCTACGACGCCGGATACGTCCTGCCGGCCCATCCGGCGCCGGATCCGGACCCGGGCATTGCGGACCCGGACTCCAACGGCCTGCCGGACGAGGAGGAGACCGAGAGCCTCCTCCAGGTGGCCGTGAACCGTCTCCACGACCTGCCGGGCAACCGCCCCGCCCACCGCATCTGGCTCCCCCCGCTCTCCACCGCCCCGACCCTCGACGAACTCCTTGCCGCCCAAGCCGAGTTGGAGGCGACTCCGGACGACAACTACCGCGCCGTACGCCCCCACGGCAGCGGCCTCCGTATCCCCGTGGGCATCGTCGACCGCCCCTTCGAACAGCGCCGGGACCCGCTGCTCGCCGACCTGAGCGGCGCGGGCGGCCACGTCGGCATCGCGGGCGGCCCGCAGAGCGGCAAGAGCACGCTGCTGCGCACCCTGATCACGGCGCTGGCCGTCACCCACACCCCCCGCGAAGTGCAGTTCTACTGCCTGGACTTCGGCGGTGGCAGCCTCACCGCCCTCACCGGCCTGCCCCACGTCGGCTCGGTCACCGGCCGAGTGGACGTGGAACGCATCAACCGCACCGTAGGGGAGATCACCTCTCTCCTCGCCCGCAGGGAAACGGCGTTCGCGGCCGAGGGCGTCGACTCGATGGCGACGTACCGCCGCCGCCGGGCGGCGGGCGAGTTCGCGGACGACCCGCACGGGGACGTCTTCCTCGTCATCGACGGCTGGTCGATTCTCCGCCAGGACTTCTACGACCTGGGCCAGACCATCATCCAACTCGCCGCCCGGGGGCTGAACTACGGCATCCACCTGATGGTCGCCTCGCCCCGCTGGGCGGACATCCCGTCCGCCCTGCGCGACCAGATAGCCAGCAAGTTCGAGCTGCGCCTCGGCGACGCGGTCGACTCGATCGTCGGCATGCGCAAGGCCCAGGAGGTCCCCAGGATCGCGGGCCGCGGCCTGACCGAGGACAAACACCACTTCCTCACCGCCCTGCCCCGCATCGACGGCAGCGGCACCCCCGCCGACCTCACCGAGGCCACCCAGGCCCTCGTCACCGCCGTCCGCGAGGCGTGGGACGGCCCGGCCGCCCCCTCCGTACGCATGCTGCCCGCGACGCTCGCGGTGAGCGAGCTGCCCCCCGCCGAGGGCATCCGGATCCCCCTGGGCGTGGAGGAGAACGAACTGGCGCCGTTCTGGCACGACTTCGACGCGACGCCGCACCTGATCGTGGTCGGCGACACGGAGAGCGGCAAGACGAACCTCCTCCGCCACATAGCCCGCTCCATCACCGCCCGATACACCAGCTCCGAAGCGCTGTTCGCCATGGTCGACCTGCGCCGCGAGCTCTACGACGCGGTCCCCGAGGACCACCGTCTCAGCTACGCGGTCTCCCTGGACGCGGTCCGCGAGATGGCCGCCGCGGCCGCCGCCGCGATGGTCCCCCGCATCCCGGGCCCCGAGATCACCCCCGACCGGCTGCGCGACCGCGACTGGTGGCACGGCCCCCAGGTCTTCCTCCTCATCGACGACTACGACCTGGTCAGCGGCAACACCTACGGCTCCACGCCCTTCGACCCCCTCCTCGAACACCTCAGCCACGGCGCCGAAATGGGCCTCCACCTCATCGTCGCCCGCTCCGCTGGCGGCGCAGGCCGCGCCATGAGCGACCCCCTCCTCCGCCGCCTCATCGACGCCAACACACCGAGCGTCCTGCTCTCCTGCCCCCCGTCCGAGGGCATCCTCTTCGGCGACGTCAAGCCCCGCGAGTTCCCGCCGGGGCGGGGGCTGTGGATCTCACGGCGGCGTACGACGCAGGTGCAGACGGCGCTGTCGGAGGAGTAG
- a CDS encoding S8 family serine peptidase: protein MERTPWAQQLLGLRRAQELSLGDGVTVGIVDTGVDAGAAGLKGRSAGDGKRDCVGHGTFAAGIVAGGRRDGVGLVGVAPRARVFGVRATTAEGSTDADAIAAGVDAAVRGGSDVVLVSVAYGASSKRLRAAVAAAVKKDVVVVAPAAGGPQSSAAAYPAALPGVVGVAAVGVDGGPYPTGRKALSSPPDLVAPGDRVVGAGPGGGHFVGGGDAVAAAFVAGTAALVRAHDPSLSARAVVERLRATAVRADGTVPDPLAGYGLVDPAEAVSGIAVDEPSPGAVARAGANDSYRVPERPRVMSGRTAWVVAGGAAFLAVIAVALGVVVPRGRARGWRAGGLG, encoded by the coding sequence GTGGAACGGACGCCGTGGGCGCAGCAGTTGCTCGGGCTGCGGCGGGCGCAGGAGCTGAGCCTGGGTGACGGGGTGACCGTCGGGATCGTGGACACCGGGGTGGACGCCGGGGCGGCCGGGCTGAAGGGGCGTTCGGCGGGGGACGGGAAGCGGGACTGTGTGGGGCACGGGACGTTCGCCGCGGGCATCGTCGCCGGTGGTCGGCGGGACGGGGTCGGGCTCGTGGGGGTCGCGCCGCGCGCCCGGGTGTTCGGGGTGCGGGCCACGACGGCCGAGGGGTCCACGGACGCGGACGCCATCGCCGCCGGTGTCGACGCGGCGGTGCGGGGCGGGTCCGACGTGGTGCTGGTGTCGGTGGCGTACGGGGCGTCGAGCAAGCGGCTGCGGGCGGCGGTCGCCGCCGCCGTGAAGAAGGACGTCGTCGTGGTCGCTCCGGCGGCCGGAGGGCCGCAGAGCAGTGCGGCCGCCTATCCGGCGGCGCTGCCCGGGGTCGTCGGCGTGGCCGCCGTCGGGGTGGACGGGGGGCCGTACCCCACCGGGCGCAAGGCCTTGTCCTCACCTCCGGATCTGGTCGCGCCCGGGGACCGGGTGGTCGGGGCCGGGCCCGGCGGCGGGCACTTCGTGGGCGGCGGGGACGCGGTGGCGGCGGCCTTCGTGGCGGGCACGGCCGCGTTGGTGCGCGCGCATGATCCCTCGCTGTCCGCACGGGCGGTCGTCGAACGGCTCCGGGCGACCGCGGTACGGGCCGACGGGACGGTGCCGGATCCATTGGCGGGGTACGGCCTGGTGGACCCGGCGGAGGCGGTCTCCGGGATCGCGGTGGACGAGCCGTCGCCGGGTGCGGTGGCCCGGGCCGGCGCGAACGACTCGTACCGGGTGCCGGAACGGCCACGCGTCATGTCGGGGCGGACCGCGTGGGTCGTGGCCGGGGGCGCGGCGTTCCTGGCCGTGATCGCGGTGGCCCTGGGAGTGGTCGTACCCCGGGGGCGGGCTCGGGGGTGGCGGGCGGGGGGACTTGGCTGA